One genomic region from Argentina anserina chromosome 2, drPotAnse1.1, whole genome shotgun sequence encodes:
- the LOC126784329 gene encoding LOW QUALITY PROTEIN: 4-coumarate--CoA ligase-like 5 (The sequence of the model RefSeq protein was modified relative to this genomic sequence to represent the inferred CDS: inserted 1 base in 1 codon), with amino-acid sequence MNGKNLPQEKEKMKQFVKHSNWKVTPEYFHTTNKSSKKVLTLSAMMSRPPTGGRFRETVDQNDTAALLYSSGTTGASKGVMSSHRNLIATVRTVLGRIDAQVQDELQTFLCTVPMFHIYGLITFATGILASWSTIVILSRFDMHDMLSAIGRYRVTYLPLVPQILVALVNGADEIKSKYDLSSLHSAISGGAPLSKEVIDGFLKKFPKVSILQGYGLTESTGIGASTDTVEESLKYGTAGKLAPSMEAKIVDPDSGKALAPNETGELWLRGPXIMKGNFYNDDATASTLDSEGWLRAGDLCYIDDDGFIFVVDRLKELINYKAFQAPAELEALLITHPQIADAAVIPFPDEKVGQFPMAYVVRKAGSNLSETAVMDFIAKQVAPYKRIRKVAFIGSVPKNPSGKILRKDLIQLATSSPSKL; translated from the exons ATGAATGGTAAAAATTTACctcaagaaaaggaaaagatgAAACAATTCGTCAAACACTCTAA TTGGAAAGTCACACCCGAATACTTCCATACTACTAATAAGAGCAGTAAGAAAGTGCTGACGCTGTCAGCGATGATGAGCAGGCCGCCGACCGGAGGGCGGTTCAGGGAGACAGTGGACCAAAACGACACGGCGGCTCTGCTTTATTCTTCTGGAACGACAGGGGCCAGCAAAGGCGTGATGTCGTCTCACCGCAATCTGATCGCGACTGTCCGGACGGTCCTGGGGAGAATCGACGCGCAAGTACAAGATGAGTTGCAGACGTTTTTATGTACGGTTCCGATGTTCCACATCTACGGCCTGATCACGTTCGCCACCGGGATCCTTGCGTCATGGTCCACCATCGTGATCCTCTCCAGGTTCGATATGCACGACATGCTCTCGGCGATTGGGAGGTACAGAGTTACTTACCTACCCCTGGTGCCGCAGATTCTGGTGGCGCTGGTGAACGGCGCGGATGAGATAAAGTCCAAGTACGATCTAAGCTCGCTGCACTCGGCCATTTCCGGTGGGGCCCCTCTCAGCAAGGAAGTGATTGATGGGTTCTTGAAGAAGTTTCCTAAGGTCAGCATTCTTCAGGGGTATGGGCTGACAGAGTCAACGGGGATCGGAGCTTCAACGGACACGGTGGAGGAGAGCCTGAAGTACGGCACGGCGGGGAAGCTGGCGCCGAGCATGGAGGCGAAGATTGTGGACCCCGATAGCGGGAAGGCTTTAGCGCCAAATGAGACCGGTGAGCTTTGGCTCAGGGGTC ACATCATGAAAG GGAATTTCTACAACGATGATGCCACTGCGTCAACGCTTGATTCGGAAGGATGGTTAAGGGCCGGAGATCTTTGTTACATTGATGATGATGGATTCATCTTTGTAGTTGATAGGTTGAAGGAGCTGATTAATTACAAGGCATTTCAG GCCCCAGCGGAATTGGAGGCTTTGCTCATCACTCATCCCCAAATTGCTGATGCTGCTGTTATACC ATTTCCTGATGAAAAGGTCGGGCAGTTTCCGATGGCATACGTGGTAAGAAAAGCCGGAAGCAATTTATCAGAGACGGCTGTCATGGACTTCATAGCTAAACAG GTGGCTCCGTACAAGAGAATTAGGAAGGTGGCGTTTATAGGTTCTGTACCGAAAAATCCATCTGGCAAGATTCTACGAAAGGATCTCATTCAGCTTGcaacttcttctccttccaaACTATAA